One Panicum virgatum strain AP13 chromosome 9K, P.virgatum_v5, whole genome shotgun sequence genomic region harbors:
- the LOC120649128 gene encoding putative pentatricopeptide repeat-containing protein At3g01580, which produces MNEDCYLFYGSICLWHDVFVYFDLGRIWVLPRCNSIAADRWASRAGSRLAALLPPMVATWPRTLSSPSVPPCRDAKLPPTPRLLRAPPGHARPTTAAAAADGNGRSAVPPDVVLDCKRLDGLMKPGRLADALDLFDRMPPKNVVAWTSAISGCTRNGRPDAAAAMFAAMLESGVAPNDFACNAALAACAAAAALGLGEQVHALAVRAGFAGDAWVGSCLVELYSRCGSLRAAEEAFRRMESPDVVGYTSLVSALCRNGEFERAVELLRQMMGQGLQPNEHTMTSMLAACPRVLGEQIHGYMVKAMDLQSVYASSALIDLYSRNGDSDMAKLVFQQLNSKNVVAWCSMMQLCVRDGRLEDALRVFSEMISEGVEPNEYAFSIALGACGSAGLGRQIHCSAIKRDLITDIRVSNALLSMYGRSGLAEELEAVLDKIENPDLVSWTAAISANFQNGFGEKAVALLSKMHSQGFTPNDYALSSGLSSCADLALLDQGMQFHCLALKVGCDSKICTGNALINMYSKCGQIGSARLAFDAMNLHDVTSWNSLIHGFAQHGDANMALEVFSEMCSSGCKPDDSTFLGVLVACNHAGLVKEGELFFRLMTDQYGIIPTPSHYGCMIDMLGRNGRFDEALGMIEKMPFEPDVLVWKTLLASCKLHRNLDMGKLAADRLMELSERDSASYVLMSNIYAMHGEWQDAGRVRRRMDEVGVKKEAGESWIEVKNEVHAFVARDMSHPDSVSIYQMLADLVDVMQDTGLDVGMQM; this is translated from the coding sequence ATGAATGAAGATTGTTACTTGTTCTATGGCTCTATATGCCTCTGGCACGATGTTTTCGTCTATTTTGATCTAGGAAGGATTTGGGTCCTCCCACGATGCAACTCGATAgccgccgacaggtgggcctcgCGCGCAGGTAGCCGGCTAGCCGCACTCCTCCCACCCATGGTAGCTACATGGCCGCGGACCTTATCCTCTCCCTCCGTCCCGCCCTGCCGCGATGCCAAGCTCCCACCCACGCCTCGgctcctccgcgcgccgccgggccaTGCCCGTCCGaccacggcagcggcggcggcggatggcaaCGGGCGCAGCGCCGTGCCGCCCGACGTCGTTCTGGACTGCAAGCGGCTGGACGGGCTGATGAAGCCCGGGAGGCTGGCGGACGCGCTCGACCTGTTCGACCGGATGCCTCCCAAGAACGTCGTGGCCTGGACCTCGGCCATCTCCGGGTGCACGCGGAACGGGCGCCCCGACGCGGCCGCGGCGATGTTCGCGGCCATGCTGGAGTCCGGCGTCGCGCCCAACGACTTCGCGTGCaacgcggcgctggcggcgtgcgcggccgcggcagcgcTCGGCCTCGGGGAGCAGGTGCACGCGCTCGCCGTGCGGGCGGGCTTCGCGGGGGACGCCTGGGTCGGGAGCTGCCTTGTCGAGCTCTACTCGAGGTGCGGTTCTCTGCGGGCGGCCGAGGAGGCGTTCCGCCGGATGGAGTCGCCGGACGTCGTCGGGTACACCTCGCTCGTCTCGGCGCTCTGCAGGAACGGTGAGTTCGAACGGGCTGTGGAGCTGCTCCGTCAGATGATGGGGCAGGGGTTGCAACCGAACGAGCACACGATGACGAGCATGCTGGCGGCGTGCCCGCGAGTTCTCGGTGAGCAGATACATGGTTACATGGTCAAGGCAATGGACTTGCAGAGTGTCTATGCATCAAGTGCACTGATCGATCTCTATTCAAGGAATGGTGACTCTGACATGGCAAAGTTGGTGTTTCAGCAACTCAACTCCAAGAACGTGGTCGCATGGTGCTCCATGATGCAGCTGTGCGTTAGGGATGGACGGTTGGAAGATGCGCTGCGAGTGTTCAGCGAGATGATTTCAGAGGGTGTGGAGCCAAATGAGTACGCATTCTCAATTGCTCTCGGTGCTTGTGGATCCGCTGGTCTGGGGCGTCAAATTCACTGCTCAGCCATCAAGCGCGACTTAATAACAGATATTCGAGTGTCGAACGCTTTACTCTCCATGTATGGTAGAAGTGGTCTTGCAGAAGAACTCGAGGCTGTGCTTGACAAGATTGAAAATCCTGACCTTGTTAGCTGGACGGCTGCTATTTCTGCCAACTTCCAGAATGGTTTTGGTGAGAAGGCTGTAGCATTGCTGTCTAAGATGCATTCACAAGGTTTCACACCGAATGACTATGCCTTATCTAGTGGTCTGAGTTCCTGTGCAGACTTGGCATTGCTGGATCAAGGAATGCAGTTTCATTGCCTGGCACTGAAAGTGGGGTGTGACTCCAAAATTTGTACTGGGAATGCACTGATCAACATGTACTCCAAGTGTGGTCAAATTGGATCAGCAAGGCTTGCATTTGATGCCATGAATCTTCATGATGTCACATCTTGGAACTCACTGATTCATGGTTTTGCGCAGCATGGAGATGCAAACATGGCACTGGAGGTATTCAGTGAGATGTGTTCCAGTGGTTGCAAGCCAGATGATTCAACATTTCTTGGAGTCTTGGTAGCGTGCAATCATGCAGGTCTGGTGAAAGAAGGGGAGCTGTTCTTCAGACTAATGACCGATCAATACGGCATCATACCGACCCCTTCCCATTACGGATGCATGATCGACATGTTGGGTCGAAATGGCAGATTCGATGAGGCATTGGGCATGATTGAGAAGATGCCGTTCGAGCCTGATGTGTTGGTTTGGAAGACACTATTAGCATCGTGCAAGTTGCACAGGAATCTGGATATGGGAAAGCTCGCTGCAGACAGGCTCATGGAGCTCTCGGAACGAGACTCTGCGAGCTACGTGCTGATGTCAAACATCTACGCGATGCACGGAGAATGGCAGGATGCCGGGAGGGTGCGGCGGAGGATGGACGAAGTGGGGGTGAAGAAGGAAGCCGGGGAGAGCTGGATTGAGGTCAAGAACGAGGTCCACGCCTTTGTTGCAAGAGACATGTCTCATCCAGACTCGGTGTCTATCTACCAGATGCTTGCAGATCTCGTGGATGTGATGCAAGATACAGGCTTAGATGTCGGTATGCAGATGTAG
- the LOC120649134 gene encoding protein FAR1-RELATED SEQUENCE 6-like isoform X2, whose protein sequence is MMEVGMNPGEELDFGGNQEDDDEAGDISPGSKELAAMVEAAAAAESVELDDGAAASAAQYGDDRTPRDGMVFKSYEEVLNFYKRYALRTGFGVCVKKSSFTKAGLCRRLVLVCNKWGNGKEDACYQARPTAKTNCQATVVARLWGDGLLHLTDVNLEHNHALNPSAARFLRCYKTLPSGMSKDLVVRAARGECSAAGDVDVPIFDDWGRLKIGEADVAAINSFFAEMQAKLPNSFYVMDFYVEGHLRSVLWADSRSRTAYQYFSDAILIDTTCLRNKYQVPLVSFLGVNHHGQLVLLGCGLLSDESTESFLWLFKSWLTCMKGRSPNAVVTDECVAVKAAVREVFPKTRHRISDWHVLRSVSEKLGELPEYEAMETELETVIYDSLNDDEFDARWKNWIDRFGLQDNEWITFLYENRQLWAPAFLKDAFWAGLCTFSQHESPSAFFEDSINSETTLVSFLASYMMLLEKKCKMEQQDDFESLNSSRVVISKYPMEEQLSRLYTLNMFIKFQDELKATMHCQVQLDGSASSFIVIDLTEPASEMLNKKYEVVHCMAVNRMECNCGLFQFSGIICRHALSVLKWQQVYDILPCYVLSRWRNDFKLLHYPDNPSKDLATNNHVERYDYISLQFLRLVEIGMSSDEKYRHAVRLIKDIKETLLDDNLCRDLEQKLTAAERAIVNGDNHTQPGSSEGGPAKKRRGRPPKKSKEISVDSMDSLLVSTDVTQKGAFHSSSTASNLGTHIRTHGVVDLMEEVNPSELSFDSRYGVQSGHPHHFGNQLHAGNTLQFGQPTSAAEHSRVQWVFPNNMYQEDQVPYDRRTS, encoded by the exons ATGATGGAGGTGGGCATGAATCCGGGGGAGGAATTGGATTTCGGGGGCAACCaggaagacgacgacgaggcgGGGGACATCTCCCCCGGCAGCAAGGAGCTCGCCgccatggtcgaggcagcggccgcggcggagagcGTTGAGCtggacgacggcgccgccgcgtcggcggcGCAGTACGGGGACGACCGCACGCCGAGGGACGGGATGGTGTTCAAGTCCTACGAGGAGGTGCTCAACTTCTACAAGCGCTACGCCCTGCGCACGGGCTTCGGGGTCTGCGTCAAGAAGTCCTCCTTCACCAAGGCTGGCCTCTGCCGCCGTCTCGTGCTCGTCTGCAACAAGTGGGGGAACGGCAAGGAGGACGCCTGCTACCAGGCCAGGCCGACGGCCAAGACCAACTGCCAGGCCACCGTCGTCGCCAGGCTGTGGGGGGACGGTTTGCTGCACCTGACGGATGTGAACCTTGAGCACAACCACGCGCTGAATCCATCCGCTGCGCGCTTTCTCAGGTGCTACAAGACACTGCCTAGCGGGATGAGCAAAGATCTCGTGGTGAGGGCTGCCAGAGGAGAATGCTCGGCCGCCGGTGACGTTGATGTCCCAATATTTGATGACTGGGGAAGGCTTAAGATCGGGGAAGCTGATGTAGCGGCCATCAACAGTTTTTTCGCAGAGATGCAGGCAAAGCTGCCAAACTCCTTCTACGTCATGGATTTTTATGTAGAAGGCCATCTAAGGAGTGTTCTCTGGGCTGATTCAAGATCCAGGACAGCATATCAGTATTTTAGTGATGCTATTTTGATTGATACGACATGCTTAAGGAACAAGTATCAAGTCCCCCTTGTTTCATTTCTGGGTGTGAATCATCATGGCCAGCTTGTATTGTTAGGCTGTGGCTTGCTGTCGGATGAGAGTACAGAGAGCTTCTTATGGCTGTTCAAGTCGTGGTTAACCTGTATGAAAGGACGATCTCCAAATGCTGTAGTTACTGATGAATGTGTGGCGGTAAAAGCCGCAGTTCGAGAAGTGTTTCCGAAAACACGCCACAGAATAAGTGATTGGCATGTACTGAGAAGTGTTTCAGAAAAACTAGGAGAGTTGCCAGAATATGAAGCAATGGAAACCGAACTAGAGACTGTAATATATGATTCTTTGAATGATGATGAGTTTGATGCAAGGTGGAAGAACTGGATTGATAGATTTGGCCTTCAGGACAATGAATGGATCACCTTTCTGTATGAGAATCGACAGTTGTGGGCCCCTGCCTTCCTTAAGGATGCCTTCTGGGCTGGGCTTTGTACTTTTAGCCAGCATGAAAGTCCAAGTGCATTTTTTGAGGATTCAATCAACTCGGAGACCACATTGGTGTCATTCCTTGCCAGCTACATGATGCTTTTGGAGAAGAAATGCAAAATGGAGCAACAAGACGATTTTGAGTCATTGAATAGCAGCAGGGTTGTCATATCGAAGTACCCAATGGAAGAGCAGCTATCCAGATTGTACACCTTGAATATGTTTATAAAGTTCCAGGATGAGCTGAAGGCAACAATGCATTGCCAAGTTCAGCTGGATGGATCAGCATCTTCGTTTATAGTTATTGATTTGACTGAGCCAGCCAGTGAAATGCTGAATAAAAAGTATGAGGTTGTTCACTGTATGGCGGTAAACAGAATGGAGTGTAACTGCGGTCTATTTCAGTTTAGTGGCATCATTTGTAGGCATGCATTATCTGTGCTCAAATGGCAGCAAGTATACGACATACTCCCTTGTTATGTACTTAGCAGATGGCGGAATGACTTCAAGCTGCTGCACTACCCAGATAATCCATCAAAGGATTTGGCAACTAATAATCATGTTGAGCGTTATGATTATATTTCTTTGCAGTTCCTTCGTCTTGTCGAGATCGGAATGTCATCAGACGAGAAGTATAGGCATGCAGTAAGGCTTATAAAAGACATTAAGGAGACCCTTCTTGATGATAATCTGTGCCGTGATTTGGAGCAGAAACTTACAGCAGCTGAACGTGCGATTGTGAATGGTGACAACCATACACAGCCTGGTTCATCCGAGGGGGGTCCAGCGAAGAAGCGCCGGGGCCGTCCTCCTAAGAAGAGTAAAGAGATAAGCGTGGATTCTATG GACTCATTATTAGTATCAACAGATGTAACTCAGAAGGGTGCTTTTCATTCTTCTTCTACTGCCTCAAACCTTGGCACTCATATCAGGACACATGGAGTTGTTGATCTCATG GAAGAAGTCAATCCAAGTGAGCTATCGTTTGATAGCCGTTATGGGGTGCAATCTGGCCACCCGCACCACTTTGGTAACCAGCTGCATGCAGGAAACACTCTGCAG TTTGGCCAACCTACATCAGCAGCAGAGCattctagggtccaatgggtgttTCCTAACAACATGTATCAG GAGGACCAAGTGCCTTATGACAGACGGACATCATAG
- the LOC120649134 gene encoding protein FAR1-RELATED SEQUENCE 6-like isoform X1, giving the protein MMEVGMNPGEELDFGGNQEDDDEAGDISPGSKELAAMVEAAAAAESVELDDGAAASAAQYGDDRTPRDGMVFKSYEEVLNFYKRYALRTGFGVCVKKSSFTKAGLCRRLVLVCNKWGNGKEDACYQARPTAKTNCQATVVARLWGDGLLHLTDVNLEHNHALNPSAARFLRCYKTLPSGMSKDLVVRAARGECSAAGDVDVPIFDDWGRLKIGEADVAAINSFFAEMQAKLPNSFYVMDFYVEGHLRSVLWADSRSRTAYQYFSDAILIDTTCLRNKYQVPLVSFLGVNHHGQLVLLGCGLLSDESTESFLWLFKSWLTCMKGRSPNAVVTDECVAVKAAVREVFPKTRHRISDWHVLRSVSEKLGELPEYEAMETELETVIYDSLNDDEFDARWKNWIDRFGLQDNEWITFLYENRQLWAPAFLKDAFWAGLCTFSQHESPSAFFEDSINSETTLVSFLASYMMLLEKKCKMEQQDDFESLNSSRVVISKYPMEEQLSRLYTLNMFIKFQDELKATMHCQVQLDGSASSFIVIDLTEPASEMLNKKYEVVHCMAVNRMECNCGLFQFSGIICRHALSVLKWQQVYDILPCYVLSRWRNDFKLLHYPDNPSKDLATNNHVERYDYISLQFLRLVEIGMSSDEKYRHAVRLIKDIKETLLDDNLCRDLEQKLTAAERAIVNGDNHTQPGSSEGGPAKKRRGRPPKKSKEISVDSMDSLLVSTDVTQKGAFHSSSTASNLGTHIRTHGVVDLMEEVNPSELSFDSRYGVQSGHPHHFGNQLHAGNTLQFLQTVQFGQPTSAAEHSRVQWVFPNNMYQEDQVPYDRRTS; this is encoded by the exons ATGATGGAGGTGGGCATGAATCCGGGGGAGGAATTGGATTTCGGGGGCAACCaggaagacgacgacgaggcgGGGGACATCTCCCCCGGCAGCAAGGAGCTCGCCgccatggtcgaggcagcggccgcggcggagagcGTTGAGCtggacgacggcgccgccgcgtcggcggcGCAGTACGGGGACGACCGCACGCCGAGGGACGGGATGGTGTTCAAGTCCTACGAGGAGGTGCTCAACTTCTACAAGCGCTACGCCCTGCGCACGGGCTTCGGGGTCTGCGTCAAGAAGTCCTCCTTCACCAAGGCTGGCCTCTGCCGCCGTCTCGTGCTCGTCTGCAACAAGTGGGGGAACGGCAAGGAGGACGCCTGCTACCAGGCCAGGCCGACGGCCAAGACCAACTGCCAGGCCACCGTCGTCGCCAGGCTGTGGGGGGACGGTTTGCTGCACCTGACGGATGTGAACCTTGAGCACAACCACGCGCTGAATCCATCCGCTGCGCGCTTTCTCAGGTGCTACAAGACACTGCCTAGCGGGATGAGCAAAGATCTCGTGGTGAGGGCTGCCAGAGGAGAATGCTCGGCCGCCGGTGACGTTGATGTCCCAATATTTGATGACTGGGGAAGGCTTAAGATCGGGGAAGCTGATGTAGCGGCCATCAACAGTTTTTTCGCAGAGATGCAGGCAAAGCTGCCAAACTCCTTCTACGTCATGGATTTTTATGTAGAAGGCCATCTAAGGAGTGTTCTCTGGGCTGATTCAAGATCCAGGACAGCATATCAGTATTTTAGTGATGCTATTTTGATTGATACGACATGCTTAAGGAACAAGTATCAAGTCCCCCTTGTTTCATTTCTGGGTGTGAATCATCATGGCCAGCTTGTATTGTTAGGCTGTGGCTTGCTGTCGGATGAGAGTACAGAGAGCTTCTTATGGCTGTTCAAGTCGTGGTTAACCTGTATGAAAGGACGATCTCCAAATGCTGTAGTTACTGATGAATGTGTGGCGGTAAAAGCCGCAGTTCGAGAAGTGTTTCCGAAAACACGCCACAGAATAAGTGATTGGCATGTACTGAGAAGTGTTTCAGAAAAACTAGGAGAGTTGCCAGAATATGAAGCAATGGAAACCGAACTAGAGACTGTAATATATGATTCTTTGAATGATGATGAGTTTGATGCAAGGTGGAAGAACTGGATTGATAGATTTGGCCTTCAGGACAATGAATGGATCACCTTTCTGTATGAGAATCGACAGTTGTGGGCCCCTGCCTTCCTTAAGGATGCCTTCTGGGCTGGGCTTTGTACTTTTAGCCAGCATGAAAGTCCAAGTGCATTTTTTGAGGATTCAATCAACTCGGAGACCACATTGGTGTCATTCCTTGCCAGCTACATGATGCTTTTGGAGAAGAAATGCAAAATGGAGCAACAAGACGATTTTGAGTCATTGAATAGCAGCAGGGTTGTCATATCGAAGTACCCAATGGAAGAGCAGCTATCCAGATTGTACACCTTGAATATGTTTATAAAGTTCCAGGATGAGCTGAAGGCAACAATGCATTGCCAAGTTCAGCTGGATGGATCAGCATCTTCGTTTATAGTTATTGATTTGACTGAGCCAGCCAGTGAAATGCTGAATAAAAAGTATGAGGTTGTTCACTGTATGGCGGTAAACAGAATGGAGTGTAACTGCGGTCTATTTCAGTTTAGTGGCATCATTTGTAGGCATGCATTATCTGTGCTCAAATGGCAGCAAGTATACGACATACTCCCTTGTTATGTACTTAGCAGATGGCGGAATGACTTCAAGCTGCTGCACTACCCAGATAATCCATCAAAGGATTTGGCAACTAATAATCATGTTGAGCGTTATGATTATATTTCTTTGCAGTTCCTTCGTCTTGTCGAGATCGGAATGTCATCAGACGAGAAGTATAGGCATGCAGTAAGGCTTATAAAAGACATTAAGGAGACCCTTCTTGATGATAATCTGTGCCGTGATTTGGAGCAGAAACTTACAGCAGCTGAACGTGCGATTGTGAATGGTGACAACCATACACAGCCTGGTTCATCCGAGGGGGGTCCAGCGAAGAAGCGCCGGGGCCGTCCTCCTAAGAAGAGTAAAGAGATAAGCGTGGATTCTATG GACTCATTATTAGTATCAACAGATGTAACTCAGAAGGGTGCTTTTCATTCTTCTTCTACTGCCTCAAACCTTGGCACTCATATCAGGACACATGGAGTTGTTGATCTCATG GAAGAAGTCAATCCAAGTGAGCTATCGTTTGATAGCCGTTATGGGGTGCAATCTGGCCACCCGCACCACTTTGGTAACCAGCTGCATGCAGGAAACACTCTGCAG TTTCTGCAAACTGTGCAGTTTGGCCAACCTACATCAGCAGCAGAGCattctagggtccaatgggtgttTCCTAACAACATGTATCAG GAGGACCAAGTGCCTTATGACAGACGGACATCATAG